CGGGTGCGCGACACGGGACCGACGAAGTGCACGGTGTCGGGCAGGTCGGAGCGCGGGTACTCGAACGACGGCACCGTGAACTGCACGATCGCGTCGGCGAGTCCGGGCGAGCTCATGAAGTCGGCGCGCAGCGTGCCGCCCGCCTCGGCGACGAGCTCGGCGGCGTAACGCTGCAGGGCGCGGAAGATCACCTTGCGTGCGACGAACGAGAGCATCGAGTTGCGCATCCGTCCCGCGAGGCCGGGCTTCGGCTTGACGCCGAGGCCGAAGGGCGCGGTGTCGCGGCTCGCGAGGCCGAGCGGCACGATGCCGAGGTTGACGACGGGCGGGCGGTCGCCGGGGCGGCTGAGGAGCATGAGCGCGCCCGTGAAGAGGCTCTCGAACAGCACGGCGTCGGGGCGTCGCTCGGCGATCGCGCCGTCGAGCGCGGTGAGCTGGGCCGGCCCGGGCTTGAGGAAGATCTCGCGCAGGTCGAAGCGGATGCCGGGCACGCCCGACAGGCCGACGCGGCCGGGGAAGGCGGCATCCATGTCGGTGTCGTCGTAGTCGGCCTCGGCGGGCAGCGGCAGCCACTCGGCGCCGGCCTCCTCGACCGCGGCGCGGTAGCGCGCGCCCGTGAGGAAGCGCACACGGTGGCCGGATGCGACGAGGTGGCGCGTGGCGGCGAGGAGCGGGGTGACGTGGCCGTGCACGGGGGTCGAGCACACGAGCAGGTCGAGGGAGGTGGTGGTCATGGTGGTGGTGGTTTCCAGCGGTAGGCTTTGGTGGACTTGTGAGAGTATTCACCACCCTGATAGGAAAGTCAAATGACTCCCCGCGCCTACGTCTCCCCGCTGCGCACGGCACAGGCCGCGGCGACCCGCCGACGCATCCTCGAGGCCGCCGCCGAGCTCTTCGCGCGCGACGGATATGCCGCCACCTCGCTCGCCGCCCTCGCGGAGGAGGCCGGCGTCTCGCTCGAGACCGTCAAGGCCAACGGACCCAAGAGCTCCCTCATCCTCGCCGCCTTCGACCAGACCTTCACGGGCGAGGTCGGAGACGCGGATGCCGCCCCCATCCACGAACGCAACGTCGGCACGAGCGTGCGCGAGGCGAGCGATGCCGAGTTCCTGCGCGCGTGGGTCGAGTTCGTGACGGGCGCCAACGAGCGCATCTCACGCCTGTGGATCGCGCTGCTCGACGCCTCGATGGGCGACGCGGCCGTCGCGAAGGGGCTCGAGGGCCTGCAGGAGCGCCGACGCAGCGACTACCGCGCGTCGATCGCCGAGTTCCGGGCGCGGGGCCTCGCGAAGCGCGCCGCCGACGACGAGCAGCTCGCCGCATCCCTGCTCTTCCTCGCCTCGCCGAGCGGCTACGTGCAGCTCGTGCTCGACGCGGGCTGGAGCCTCGAGCAGTACCAGGACTGGCTCGTCGACACCGTCGAGCGCACGATCTTCACCCCCTGAGCCCGCGCACCATCCGCTGAGTGGTCGGTAAATCGCCCCAAACCCGCGAGATAGGGCCAGAAACCGACCGATCAGCGTTCGGAGGGGTCCACCGAATGGGGGATGCGAGAACCACCGGGCGGGAGAGGTCGCGCACCGCGCGCCGCGCCAGCATGGAGGCATGACCACCGAGAACGTCGTCGAGGTACGGGGACTCCGCAAGAGCTACAAGGGCGGCTTCGAGGCCGTGCGCGGCATCGACTTCGACATCCACCGCGGCGAGACCTTCGCCCTGCTCGGCCCGAACGGCGCCGGCAAGTCCACCACCATCGAGATCCTCGAGGGCTACCGCGACCGCACCGGCGGCGAGGTGCGCGTGCTCGGCACCGACCCCCGCCGCGGCGGCCTCGCCTGGAAGTCGCGCCTCGGCATCGTGCTGCAGTCGACCGGCGAGACCGGCACCGCGACCGTGCGCGAGGCGCTCCACCACTTCGCCGGCTACTACCCGAACCCCCGCGACGTCGACGAGGTGATCGCCGCCGTCGGGCTCGAGGAGAAGGCCCGCACGCGCATCTCGAAGCTCTCCGGAGGCCAGAAGCGCCGCGTCGACGTCGCGCTCGGCATCATCGGGCGCCCCGAGCTGCTCTTCCTCGACGAGCCGACCACGGGCTTCGACCCCGAGGCGCGCCGCCAGTTCTGGGCGCTCATCCGCTCGCTCCGCGACGAGGGCACGACGATCCTCCTCACGACCCACTACCTCGACGAGGCCCAGCAGCTCTCCGACCGCGGCGGCATCATCGCCGGCGGCGAGCTCGTCGCCCTCGGCGCCATCGACGAGCTCGGTGGAGCGGATGCGCGCGTCCCGATCGTGCGCTGGCTCGAGAACGGCGTGCTGCGCGAGGAGCGCACGACCGAGCCGGGCGCGCTCGTCGCCCACCTCGCCGCATCCGGCGAACCCGAGCGGCTCGAGGTGATCCGCCCGAGCCTCGAGGACATCTACCTGGACCTCGTCGGCGAGACGGCCCGCGCGTCCGCCGATGCCGCCCCCGGCACCGCCCCCGCCCCCGCCCCCGCTCTCGAAGGGAGCCTCGCGTGACCACCGCGACCACCGCATCCGTCCGCCCGCCGGCGCGCCCCGCGTCGTTCGGACCCGCCCGCACCATCCGCCTCGGCCTCTCGCGCGTCGGCCACGAGCTGCGCGCCTACTTCCGGCAGGGCGACACGGTGTTCTTCACCTTCCTGTTCCCGCTGCTCATGCTCACGATCTTCTCGGTCGCCTTCAGCAACGGGGACTTCGGTCGCACCCCCGAGGGCGACCCCGTGACCGCCGCGCAGTTCTACCTGCCGGCGATGCTCGCGGCGGGCGTGCTGCTCTCCGGCCTGCAGAACATGGCGATCGACATCGCCACGGAACGCAGCGACGGCACCCTCAAGCGCCTCGCCGGCACCCCGCTCTCGCCCGTGAGCTACTTCATCGGCAAGATCGGCCAGGTGCTCGTGACCGGCCTCGCGCAGGCGGCCCTGCTCATCGTCGCTGCGCGCGTCGCGTTCGACGTGCCGCTGCCGACCGAGCCGGAGCACTGGGCGACCTTCGCGTGGGTGTTCCTGCTCGGCGTCACGACGTGCGCGATCCTCGGCATCGGCCTCGCGGGCCTGCCCCGCTCGGGCAAGAGCGCGTCGGCCGTCATCATCCCCATCGTGCTCGTGCTGCAGTTCATCTCGGGCGTCTACATCCAGTTCACGATGCTGCCCGAGTGGCTGCAGAACGTCGCGAACCTGTTCCCCCTCGCCTGGCTCGCCCACGGGATGCGGTCGGTGTTCCTGCCCGCGGACTATGCGGCCCTCGAGGCGGGCGGCGAGTGGAACCTCGTCGGCATCGCGATCGCGTGCGGCATCTGGCTCGTCGCGGGTCTCGTGGCGACCCGCCTCACCTTCCGCTGGATCCGCAAGGATGGCTGAGTGATCCGCTCTCGCTGGTGGCTGCTGGTCATCGCCGCAGCCGCCGTCGGACCGGTCGTCGTCCTGACGATCATCGGCTCCCCCGTCGTGGACATCGCGACGGGGGCGGCCGTGTGCGCCGCGTACGCCGTCGTGTTCCTGCTGCTGCGCCCACGCGTCGTCGAGGGCAACGGCTACGCCATCGCGCTCATCGTCGCGACGATCGCGTGGTCGGCGACTCTCACGGGCGTCGAGTCGCTGCTCGCCGTCACGCAGACGGTCGCCTACCCGGTCGCGTGGGTCGTGTCGCGCGGTCGCGGGGCGGCGATCGTCGCGAGCCTCGGCATCGCCCTCGGCGTCGGCGCGGGGTTCCTGCTCGGCGAGGAGGGGCCGGATGCGTGGGGCACCGCTCTCGTGAGCCAGACCCTCTCGTTCGGCTTCTCCACGATCATGGGCCTCTGGATCTCGCGCATCGCCGAGCTCGGCGAGGAGAAGGCGCGCCTGCTCGACGAGCTCCAGGCGACGCAGGCGCAGCTCGCGGCGGCGGAGCGGGATGCGGGCGTCACCCACGAGCGCGCCCGCATGTCGCGCGAGGTGCACGACACCGTCGCCCAGTCGCTCACGGGTCTCGTGCTGCTCGCCCAGCGCGCCCGCCGCGCGCACAACGCCGGCGCGCTCGACGACGAGCTGCTGGAGCTCATCGAGTCGGGAGCGCGCGACGCGCTCGCCGAGACCCGGGCGCTCGTCGCATCCGCCGCCCCCGTCGAGCTCTCGCAGGGCGGGATCGCGGATGCGCTGCAGCGGCTCGCGGAGCGCTTCGAACGCGAGGCGCGCATCCGGGTGACGGTGCAGACGGCGATCGACGTGCCCCTCGACCGCGACACGGAGGTCGTGCTGCTGCGGTGCGCGCAGGAGGGGCTCGCGAACGTGCGCAAGCACTCGGGCGCCGACGCGGCGCACGTCGCGCTCGTCGCCGGGGCGGACGGCGTGCGGCTCACGGTGCGCGACGACGGACGCGGGTTCCCCGCCGAGCTGCGCGCGGGCTTCGGGCTCGCGGGCCTGCGCGACCGGCTCGCCCTCGCGGGCGGCGCGCTCGAGGTCGACGGCACGCCCGGCGCCACGACGATCACCGCGACCCTGCCTGCGGGAGGCGCCTCATGATCCGGATCCTCGTGGTCGACGACCACCCCGTCGTGCGCGCCGGGATCGTCGCGCTGCTCGACGAGGCCCCGGACGTCGAGATCGTCGGCACGGCGGCGAGCGGCGAGGAGGCGCTCGCGCTCGTGCCATCGGCGGCGCCCGACCTCGTCGTCATGGACCTGCGGATGCCGGGTATCGACGGCGACGAGGCGACCGCTCGCATCCTCGCGGCCCACCCCGAGGTGCGCGTGCTCATCCTGACGACGTACGAGACGGATGACGCGATCCTGTCCGCCATCGCGGCCGGCGCGAGCGGCTACCTGCTGAAGGCCGCGCCCGAGGAGGAGCTGCTCGCGGGCGTGCGCGCCGTCGCGGCGGGAGAGGTTGCGCTCGCGCCGAGCGTCAGCCGGATGCTCGTGGCCCGCACGCGTGAGCCCGCCCGCCCCGCGGGGCCCGAGCTGAGCCCGCGCGAGCTCGAGGTGCTGCGGCTCGTCGCCGAGGGGCTCTCGAACCGCGAGATCGGGGCGCGCATCCACCTCGGCGAGGCCACCGTGAAGACGCACCTCATGAAGGTCTTCGGCAAGCTCGGCGTCAACGACCGCACGCGCGCGGTGACCCGGGCGATGGAGCTGGGGCTGCTGTGATGTCTGGCGCCGCGACCACCGTTGGTTGAGTAGCGCCGCGCCGCACCCCCGCCGCTGGTTGAGTAGCGCGCGGCCGCGCGGAGCGCGACCGCACGCGTATCGAAACCCTCGCACGGCGTATCAAGTGCGGGCCATGGATGGATCATGCGCCGACGTCATGCGTCCGTCGGGTTTCGATACGCCCGCTCCGCGGGCTACTCGACCAGCGGGAGAGCCGGCGCAGCCGGCACGGCACAGCAGCGGCGAAGCCGCTCCCGCTCACACGAGCGGCGCGACCTCGTCCCACGTGGGCATCGACGTGGAGGCCCCCGCACGCGTCGTCGCGATCGCGGCGGCGACGGCCGCCGCACGCAGAGCGGATGCCTCCGCCTCCCCCGCCGCGAGCCGCGCCACGAGCACGCCCGTGAACGTGTCCCCGGCCCCGGTCGTGTCGACCGGCGTCACCGCATACGGTTCGACCGACTCGACGATCTCGCCACCCCGAGCAACGAGCGCACCGCGCGCCCCCCGCGTCATCACGACCATGCCGGCCCGCTTCGACAGCGCCCGCGCCGCATCCGTCTCGTCGTCGATGCCGGCGAGCTCGCGCGCCTCGCCCGCGTTCGGCACGAGGATGTCGACCGCATCCAGGAAGTCCTCCGGCAGCGGCAGCACGGGTGCGGGCGTCACGACCGTCGTGACCCCGACCGAGCGGGCGAACGCGACGGCCTCCGCGACGAGCGGCAGCGGGCGCTCGAACTGCACGACGAGGTAGCGCGCCGAGCGGATCGCGTCGCACTGCACGTCGTCGAGCGGCAGCTCCACGCCGTTCGCGTCGGGCACGACGACGATCGCGTTCTCGCCGCCGTCGAGCACCGAGATGTGGGCCGTTCCGGTGGGGCGCTCGACGAGGGCGATGCCGTCGGTGTCGACGCCCGCAGCCGCGAGGGTCTCGCGCAGCTCGCGCCCGAACGCATCCCCGCCGACCGCGCCGAGGAACGCCACGGAACCGCCGACGCGCGCCGCCGCGATCGCCTGATTGAGCCCCTTGCCGCCCGGCACGGTCGCGAACGAGCTGCCGAACATCGTCTCGCCGGGCTCGGGCAGCCGCGGCTGCCGCACCACGAGATCCATGTTGGCGCTGCCGAGCACCACGATGTCGCTCACAGCGTCACCCCCACGAACACGGGCTCCGGGTGGAGCCGCACGCCGAACTGCGCGAGCACGCGCATCTGCACGAACGAGGCGAGCTGCACGACGTCGGCCGCCGTCGCGCCCCCGCGGTTGACGATCGCGAGCGTGTGCTTCGACGAGATCGCGGCGCCCGATCCGGGCAGCGAGAAGCCGCGCGCGATGCCCGACCGTTCGATGAGCCACGCTGCCGAGAGCTTCACCTCGTAGGGGCCGGATGCGAGCGACGGCACGTCGTCGCCGGGCGCGAGCACGCGATCCGCCTCCTCGGGCGACACGGGCCAGCGAGGCGCCTCGGGCGGTAGCGAGCGGGCGAAGGTCTCGGTGACGATCGGGTTGGTGAAGAACGAGCCCGCGCTCACCGAGTCGGGGTCGGCGGGGTCGAGCACCATGCCCTTCGAGGCGCGCAGTGCGAGCACCGCGCGGCGGGCCTCGGCGAGGGTCACGCGGTCGCCGAGCGAGACGCCGAGAGCGGATGCCAGCTGCGCGTACGCGACGGGACCCGACCATCCGCCCGCGTCGAGGTCGAGCTCGACGGCGAGCACGATGCCCGCGCGGCCGCGCTTGAGGGCGCTCGTGCGGTAGCCGAGACCCAGCTCGGATGCGTCGAGCCGCACGAGCTCGCCCGTCGCGTAGTCGAGGAAGTCGACCCCGACGAGCCGGTCGCCGAGTTCCTGGCCGTAGGCGCCGATGTTCTGCACGGGCGCGGCACCGACGGTGCCGGGGATGCCGCTGAGGGCCTCGATGCCCGCGAGGCCCGCGTCGACGGTCGCGGCGACGAGCGCATCCCAGCTCTCGCCCGCGGCCGCGCGCACGCGCGCGTGCCTGCCGTCGGCGTCGAGCGCGATGTCGATGCCGCGCGTCGCGACGCGGATGACGGTGCCGTCGAAGCCGTCGTCGTCGATGACGACGTTCGAGCCGCCGCCGAGCAGCAGCCAGTCGTCGCCCGTCTCCCACACCTCGAGCGCCGTGCGCACGAGCTCCTCACGCGTCGTCGGGGCCACGAGCTCGCGCGCGGGCCCGCCCACGCGCAGGGTCGTGAGCTCGGCGAGACGCGGCGCGTCCACGCCCGTCACGCGTCCAGACGCACGACCGCCTGGGCCTTGCCGAGCACGGTCTCGCCGTTGAACGTCACCGTGAGGTCGATGCGCGCAGCGGCCTCGTCGAGGCGGCCGACCTTCGCGACGACCGTCACGAGGGCGCCCTCCGCGGGGTCGACGACGACGGGGCGCGTGAAGCGCACCTGGTAGTCGACGACGCGGCCGGGGTCGCCCACCCAGTCGACGACGGGCTGTACGGCGAGCCCCATCGTGAGCATGCCGTGCGCGAGCACGCCCGGCAGACCGACGGATGCGGCGACGTCGTCGCGGTAGTGGATGGGGTTGAAGTCGCCGGATGCGCCCGCGTAGCGCACGAGGGAGTCGCGGCTGAGCGCGAACTCGGCCTCGGCGACGACGTCGCCGACGGTCAGGCTGGAGAGGGCGGGCGTGCTCATTCGTCACCTCGCACGACGAGGGTGGATGTGGCGGTCACGACGTGCTCGCCGGATGCGTCGGAGATGAGCGCGTCGGCGGTGACCATCGAGTGGCCGCCGAGGCTCTTGACGCTCGTGACGGTGAGCGTCGCGGTGAGCTCGTCGCCCGCGACGATCGGCCGGCTGTAGCTGAAGCGCTGGTCGCCGTGCACGACGCGGCTGAAGTCGATGCCACCCTCGGGGTCGGCGAGCAGCTGAGCGAGAGCGTGCTCCTGCACGACGACGGGGAACGTCGGAGGCGCCACGACATCCGCGTAGCCCGCGGCCTGTGCGGCCTCGACGTCGTGGTGGAGGGGGTTGGTCGCGAACACGGCCCGCGCGAACTCGCGCACCTTCTCGCGACCGACCAGGTAGGGGGCTGTCGGCGGGTAGCTCCGCCCCTGCAGCTCGGGGTTGACGCTCACCCGTCGAGCCTACTGCGGCGGGTGGCGGTGGTCTCGAGACGCGGCGCTTCGCGGCGCTCCTCGACCCCTGGGGTTCCTGCGGCGTCAACGTGCGGAACCCCGGCGACCTTCGCGGTCGGCCGGGGTTCCGGGGGGTCTGTGCGGTGGTCTGCCTTACTGGCAGGACTCGCAGTAGAGGTCGTCCATCGGGTCGACCGGAACTGCGTAGCCACCGACGGTGTCGACGTCGTTCATGGCAACCTCCCTCAAAAGTCTCAACTAGTGCTCCAAGGTTTTCGCCCTGGTGAGTCACCACTATATAACGGGAATTCCACGAATGTCATTCCCCTAGATGTTGTGTCTCGGCGTGTCGCCCAACGTCTTTTCGAGCACCCTCATTCCACCAGCAACCACCGACATCGGCGCGGCTGGAGCCGCGCCCCGACGGCGGGAGAAACGCCTCCCGCCGCGATGTCGTAGCTCCAGCCGCGCCACGAGATCACGGCAGGGGTGGGGCGCACGGACGGGGCGCGGGCGACCCTCAGGGGCGCGTGAGGGCGGCGATGCGGGTGATCGCCTCGGTGAGCAGCTCGGGGCTGCACGCGAGGTTCAGGCGCACGTGGCCGACGCCCTCGCGGCCGAACGTCGGCCCGTTCGAGAGGGCCACGCGCGCGTGCTCGAGGATGTGCTGGGCGGGGTCGTCGCCCCAGCCGTACGCCGAGAGGTCGATCCAGGCGAGGTAGCTCGCCGAGGGTCGGCGCAGCCGCGCGAGGGGGAGTTCGGATGCGAGCAGCCGCTCGAGCAGGTCGACGTTCGCCGTGATCGCGGCGAGCGTGTCGGCGAGCCACTCGCGCGAGTCCGCGAAGCCCGCGCGCGTCGCCATGAGACCGAAGAGGCCCGTGCGGAACGTGACCTCGTCGGGCAGGCCGCGCACGACATCCGCCATCCGCTCCGACGCGGGAACGATGAAGGCCGCCTTGAGGCCCGCGAGGTTGAACGCCTTGCTGCCGGACTCGGCGGCGATCGCGTGCTCGCGCGCCGCATCCGACACCGTGAGGTACGGGGTGAACTCGACGCCCGGGTGCACGAGCGGGGCGTGGATCTCGTCGCTCACGACGAAGGCGCCGTGGCGCTCGACGATCCGCGCGAGCTCCTCGAGCTCGCCCCGCGTGTGCACGAGGCCGAGCGGGTTGTGCGGGTTGCACAGCAGCACGCCGCGCGCCCCCGCCGCGAGCGCGCGGTCGATGCCCGCGAGGTCGAGCGCATAGGTGGAGCCGTCGTCGAGCAGCGGCACCTCGACGACGCGCGCGCCGGCCTCGGGGATGAGGTCGAAGAAGGGCGGGTAGACAGGCGGCGTGATGATGACGCCGTCTCCCGGTGCCGAGAGCCGCCGCAGCGTCTCGACGATGACGACGCTCACATCCGTCGTGATCCCGAAGAGCGCGGGGTCGGGCGACCAGCCCCACGCGTCGCGCGCGAACCCGGCGAACGCCTCCGCGGCGCCCGTGTCGCGCGGGTTCACGTAGCCTGTGTCGCTGCGCTCGACGGCGGCGTGCAGCGCCTCCGCGATGGCCCGCGCGAGCGGGTAGTCCATCTCGGCGACGAACATCGGCAGCACGTCGGACGGATGCTCGGTCCACTTCTCGCTCGTGCGTCGCCGCAGGCTGTCGAGGGGCTCGGCGTGTGTCATACCCACCTCACGATGCTAGGGCGGGCGCGCCGCTACTCTCTCGGATGTGAGCGGCCTCGTCATCCCTCCCCCGGCGGCGCGGGAGATGAACACGACCCGGGAGCGGCCGCTGCTTCCGCCCGGCACGCGCGTCGACGGCGTGTGGGTGTGGCTCATCGTGGTCGTGCCGTGGGTGCTCGCGTCGACCATCTACCTCTTCGACATCGGCGAGGTGCTCGACGCCCTCTGGGTCGACGACGTGCAGGGCGCCCTCGGCCACGTCGCTCTGCACGCGGGCGTGCTCGCGGCGAGCTCCGTCGCGACGATCGGGCTGGCCCTGCTCTTCGCGTGGCGCGACTCGCGTGCGCTGCGCACCGTCGGCGTGCTGCATCCGTTCCCCTGGGGTTTCGCGGCGATCGCGGGCATCGTCTACGTCATCGGCCGCCACGTGATCCTGCGCAAGGTGACGCGACCCTCGGTCGCCCCGCTCGCGACCTCGATCGCGCTCTACGTGCTCTGGTACTCCGTGTTCGGCGTGTGGGCGGTCGTGACGCTCACGAACGGCCTCGTCGGCCTCGGGTCGCTCGCCTGACGCGGGGCGCCCGCCCCCTAGGATCGGCTGCGAGGAGGCCCCGATGACCGACCACCACCCGACAACCGCCCAGGCCACCGCCCAGGCCGCACCCGGCTGGTACCCCGACGGATCGGGTGGCCAGCGCTGGTGGGACGGCCGCGGCTGGACCGACCACACCGCCCCCGCCCCCGCCCCCGCCGCGCCGACGGGAGCAGCGATCGTGCGCCCCACCCTCCCGGCGGGCACGAGCGTCGACAACGCGTGGGTGTGGGTCGTGTCGCTCATCATGGTCGTCGCGTCGCTCCCGTTCTTCTTCTTCGACATGTCGGGTTACATGCGCGCGATCATCGAGGCCGAGGTGTCGGGCTCGACGAGCGGCATCCCCTCGGTGATGGCGAACTACTTCGTCTTCCTGGCCGTCACGCAGGTGCTCGGCCTGGCGGCGTGGGGCTTCACGGTCTTCGCCGCGTTCCGCGACTACAAGCACCTCGAGAGCGTCGGCGTCGTGCGACCCTTCCACTGGGCGTTCGCCTTCATCCCGTACACGATCGTCTACCTCATCGGCCGCCACGTCGTGCTGCGCAAGGTCGTGCGCACCGCGGGTTGGCCGCTCTGGGCGCACATCGCGAGCTACGGCCTGGTGTTCGTGGCGGCGATCGTCTGGGCGATGGTCGTGATGCAGTCGATGTTCAACGACCTCATGTACATGTCGTTCACCTGATCAGGCGCCCCGCACGACCCCGAGCGGCTCGAACTCGAGGTCGAGCATGCGGGAGTTCGGGCGCACGAGCGCGCCCGGGAACGCGGCGCGGATGAGCGCCTGCAGCTCGGGCCCGAGCCGGCGCTTGCCGGTGCGGTCCCACGCGAGGGTGAAGCGGATGCGGTCGCCGCTCCTGCTGAGACGCGCGCTCAGGCGGCGGTCGGCGAGCGCCGCGCACGCCGCCTCGATCGTGGCGTGCTGCGTCTCGTCCATGTGACCGGCGAGGCCCTCGGGGTCGTGGAGCCGCCAAACGAGGTCGCTCAGCCACCGGCCGTCGACCTCTGCGACGAGCTCTCGACGGAGGGCCTCGCTGAGCGCACGGGCGCGCTCGGCGTCCTCGGCATCCGCGCTCCCCGCCTCGAGCAGGCCGCGCAGGAAGGGGCCGACCTCGGCTTCGACGAGGGCGATGCGCTCCTCGCGCAGCTGCTCGCGCACCTCGGCGCGCAGTGTCTCCGCGAGCTCGGCACGGGCCCCCCGAGAGGCGTCGCGCCACTCGAGGAGCCGGATCACGATGATGCGCGCGAAGGTCGCCGCGCCGACGGTCGCCGCGAGCATCGGCCCCGCCGTGAGGCCCGCGTACACGAGCGGCACGAGGCTCGCCCCGAAGGCGACCTGGCCCGCGACGGTGATGGCCCCGACGATGAACGCATCGACGACGCCCATGACGAGGATCTCCCGCGCGGGCCGGTAGCACCCGGTGACGAGCACGAGGAGCGCGTAGGCGAGCGGCGCCCAGTCGGATCGCACGGTCGCGTTGGTCTCCCACTGCGCGGCGGCCTCGAGCAGCACCGCCGCGAGGCACAGCACGTGCAGGAGCACGGCATCCGCTCGCGTGAAGGGGGCGCGGCTCGGGGAGCTCGCGAGGATGACGACGAGGCACGCGGCGGCGATCGCGAGCAGGGCGAGCACGAGCAGCGGCCGGTCGTTGTACTCCGCGACGTGGATGACGCTCAGCGAGACCGCGAGCGCGAACGCGGTGGCGGTGAGCCCCCATACGAACATCTGCGCGGTGACGGCGGCGAGCGGGTCGAGCTGCTGAGCGCTCGTGCGCGAGCTCACTCCTCCACCCCCCTCGGAACCGTGATGTGCACCGAGGTGCCGGCGCCAGGGCTGCTCCACAGGCGCACCCGCCCGCCGAGGCGCTCGATGCGGCCGCGCACCGACTCGCTGATGCCGAGGCGGTCGAGCGGCACGGCATCCGGGTCGAAGCCGACGCCCTCGTCGACGATCGTCACGCTCACGCCGTGCGCGTCGCTCGAGATGGTGACCCACGCCTCGGCCACCCCGGCGTGCCGGGTGACGTTGACGAGGCACTGCTCGACGGCGCCGCGCAGCGCGTCGGCGACCTGCTGCGGAAGCGCCGCGAGCGCGGCCCGGTCGCCGTCGACCGCGACCCGCAGGCCGCCCGCCTCCCCGACGGCCGCGATCCACGCCCCCGCATCCGTGCCGCCGTCGGTGTCGGCGTGCAGCACGGGGAGCATCGCGGTCGACTCGAGGGCGCGCTCGATCATCGAGCGCTCGGGGCCCGACAGCTCGCCGGGTGCCCGCGACGCGAGGGCCGCGAGGGCGCCCAGGATGTTGTCGTGCAACTGCGCGATCGACTCGCGCCCCTCGAGCTCCCGCACCCGGCGCACCCGCATCCGTCGATCGGCGGCGTCGAGCGTCGCGCTGCCGCCGCGGGCACGGGCGCGCGCGAGGGGGAACATCGCGTAGCTGGCGGCCAGCCCGAGCGCGAGCAGGATCGGCGGCATGTCGACACGGAACTCGAGGCCGACGAGGAGGCCGGTGCCGACGACCGTGAGCTTGGTGACCACGAGGCCGAAGATGGAGCCCGCGATCCCGCCCGTCCAGTGGTCGAAGGTGGTGCCTGCGATGACGGCGGCGCTCGTGGCCATCGACAGCACGAAACCCGCCGTGCCCGCGTAGTTCTGCGCCGGCGACTGCGACATCGCGACGGTGAGGGCGGCGAAGGCCGCGAGCACGACCACGGTCGCGAGACCGAACCCGCCGATCGTGAGCGGCTGGGCGCGCCAGGCGACGACGTTCGCGGCGGCCATCACGAGCACGGGCACGGGCGTCCACCACACGAGGCTGCCGGGCTGGAGCAGGATGAGCAGCACCGCCTGCGCGATGATCACGCCGA
The Protaetiibacter sp. SSC-01 genome window above contains:
- a CDS encoding UDP-N-acetylmuramate dehydrogenase → MTGVDAPRLAELTTLRVGGPARELVAPTTREELVRTALEVWETGDDWLLLGGGSNVVIDDDGFDGTVIRVATRGIDIALDADGRHARVRAAAGESWDALVAATVDAGLAGIEALSGIPGTVGAAPVQNIGAYGQELGDRLVGVDFLDYATGELVRLDASELGLGYRTSALKRGRAGIVLAVELDLDAGGWSGPVAYAQLASALGVSLGDRVTLAEARRAVLALRASKGMVLDPADPDSVSAGSFFTNPIVTETFARSLPPEAPRWPVSPEEADRVLAPGDDVPSLASGPYEVKLSAAWLIERSGIARGFSLPGSGAAISSKHTLAIVNRGGATAADVVQLASFVQMRVLAQFGVRLHPEPVFVGVTL
- a CDS encoding MaoC family dehydratase, with translation MSTPALSSLTVGDVVAEAEFALSRDSLVRYAGASGDFNPIHYRDDVAASVGLPGVLAHGMLTMGLAVQPVVDWVGDPGRVVDYQVRFTRPVVVDPAEGALVTVVAKVGRLDEAAARIDLTVTFNGETVLGKAQAVVRLDA
- a CDS encoding MaoC family dehydratase N-terminal domain-containing protein codes for the protein MSVNPELQGRSYPPTAPYLVGREKVREFARAVFATNPLHHDVEAAQAAGYADVVAPPTFPVVVQEHALAQLLADPEGGIDFSRVVHGDQRFSYSRPIVAGDELTATLTVTSVKSLGGHSMVTADALISDASGEHVVTATSTLVVRGDE
- a CDS encoding MalY/PatB family protein — protein: MTHAEPLDSLRRRTSEKWTEHPSDVLPMFVAEMDYPLARAIAEALHAAVERSDTGYVNPRDTGAAEAFAGFARDAWGWSPDPALFGITTDVSVVIVETLRRLSAPGDGVIITPPVYPPFFDLIPEAGARVVEVPLLDDGSTYALDLAGIDRALAAGARGVLLCNPHNPLGLVHTRGELEELARIVERHGAFVVSDEIHAPLVHPGVEFTPYLTVSDAAREHAIAAESGSKAFNLAGLKAAFIVPASERMADVVRGLPDEVTFRTGLFGLMATRAGFADSREWLADTLAAITANVDLLERLLASELPLARLRRPSASYLAWIDLSAYGWGDDPAQHILEHARVALSNGPTFGREGVGHVRLNLACSPELLTEAITRIAALTRP
- a CDS encoding DUF2510 domain-containing protein, which codes for MTDHHPTTAQATAQAAPGWYPDGSGGQRWWDGRGWTDHTAPAPAPAAPTGAAIVRPTLPAGTSVDNAWVWVVSLIMVVASLPFFFFDMSGYMRAIIEAEVSGSTSGIPSVMANYFVFLAVTQVLGLAAWGFTVFAAFRDYKHLESVGVVRPFHWAFAFIPYTIVYLIGRHVVLRKVVRTAGWPLWAHIASYGLVFVAAIVWAMVVMQSMFNDLMYMSFT
- a CDS encoding sensor histidine kinase — protein: MARTRARDAEAPLVAGADAVTVDGVWIFPLHQAAVTTRAALVTASVAINLVVFGVIIAQAVLLILLQPGSLVWWTPVPVLVMAAANVVAWRAQPLTIGGFGLATVVVLAAFAALTVAMSQSPAQNYAGTAGFVLSMATSAAVIAGTTFDHWTGGIAGSIFGLVVTKLTVVGTGLLVGLEFRVDMPPILLALGLAASYAMFPLARARARGGSATLDAADRRMRVRRVRELEGRESIAQLHDNILGALAALASRAPGELSGPERSMIERALESTAMLPVLHADTDGGTDAGAWIAAVGEAGGLRVAVDGDRAALAALPQQVADALRGAVEQCLVNVTRHAGVAEAWVTISSDAHGVSVTIVDEGVGFDPDAVPLDRLGISESVRGRIERLGGRVRLWSSPGAGTSVHITVPRGVEE